A window of Diospyros lotus cultivar Yz01 chromosome 14, ASM1463336v1, whole genome shotgun sequence contains these coding sequences:
- the LOC127790712 gene encoding CASP-like protein 4B1 — protein sequence MWGADGSTNSPVIDDPPAIEVEHQTPAGNVEHQKPAGTGILRRGKREDLIKRGCLALRGLALLFSLLAFIIMASNRHGEGRDFDDYDEYRYVLAIAILSTLYTAGQTFRQIYELSAGTQLFPRRNLAFVDFFGDQITAYLLVSAASSAVPLTNRFRKGADDRFTDSSAAAVSMEFLAFFALALSALISGYKLSTQSYI from the exons ATGTGGGGCGCCGACGGTTCCACGAACAGTCCGGTGATTGACGACCCGCCGGCCATCGAAGTCGAGCACCAGACGCCGGCCGGCAACGTCGAGCACCAGAAGCCTGCCGGCACGGGGATCCTGAGGCGAGGGAAGCGAGAGGATTTGATCAAGAGAGGCTGTTTGGCCTTGCGAGGATTGGCTTTGCTCTTCTCATTGCTGGCTTTCATTATCATGGCTAGCAACAGGCACGGGGAGGGGAGAGACTTTGACGATTATGACGAATACAG GTATGTGTTGGCAATAGCGATCTTGTCGACGCTGTACACGGCGGGGCAAACTTTCCGGCAAATTTATGAGCTTTCCGCCGGAACACAGCTCTTTCCTCGCCGTAATTTGGCTTTCGTCGACTTCTTTGGTGATCAG ATTACTGCGTACTTGCTGGTGTCTGCAGCTTCATCGGCGGTTCCCTTGACAAATAGGTTTCGAAAGGGGGCAGACGACAGATTCACAGATTCCTCAGCAGCTGCAGTCAGCATGGAGTTCTTGGCATTCTTTGCTCTGGCATTGTCAGCCCTCATTTCTGGATATAAACTATCAACTCAATCTTATATCTGA
- the LOC127790711 gene encoding probable WRKY transcription factor 33, with protein MTSSFTDLLASSGPGHGQYQQEAGRITVTGGMEFQKFKSLAPPSPPPFSPSSFLATTPQAGLCPSWLLDSPSLLSASNIHPSPTTGSFSGLDFKEERNFSDFSFQVPQMKAPSLTSSSIFQSSANPIPSEESLKSKHEGWNMNRPSEQNQFSLVKPMAKPEYAPVRSFPSETSTTQANMQSYGRYPQPSQYLRDQRRSEDGYNWRKYGQKQVKGSENPRSYYKCTYPNCPTTKKVERTLDGHITEIVYKGSHNHPKPQSTRRSSSQSTQPSLSNSEISNQPNALAGNSQLESAATPENSVSFGEDEFNQGRSMSNTDDENENEPKAKRWKAENENEVVSSCGSRTVREPRVVIQTTSDIDILDDGYRWRKYGQKVVKGNPNPRSYYKCTFAGCPVRKHVERAGHDPRAVITTYEGKHSHDVPAARGSGGYPANRPLASSGNANASLAIRPLEITSNVSHTTNFQSSLLDNTRLPATKPQAPYALQMLPSSLGDFGFSGFGNSPGSFLDQLQADNGLSRTKEEPRDDSFFDSFLN; from the exons ATGACTTCTTCTTTCACTGATCTCCTTGCTAGCTCAGGTCCCGGCCATGGCCAGTACCAGCAAGAAGCTGGAAGAATTACGGTCACAGGTGGGATGGAGTTCCAGAAGTTCAAGTCTCTAGCTCCGCCTTCGCCGCCGCccttctctccttcttctttcctgGCCACCACCCCACAAGCTGGCCTCTGCCCGTCTTGGCTTTTGGATTCTCCTTCCCTTCTTTCTGCTTCTAAT ATTCACCCGTCTCCAACTACTGGAAGCTTTTCTGGGTTGGACTTCAAGGAGGAGAGGAACTTTTCTGACTTCTCATTCCAGGTGCCCCAAATGAAGGCTCCTTCTCTAACTTCATCTTCCATTTTCCAGTCTTCTGCAAACCCAATTCCATCT GAAGAATCGCTCAAAAGCAAACATGAAGGATGGAACATGAACAGACCATCAGAGCAAAATCAGTTCTCATTAGTGAAGCCCATGGCAAAACCAGAATATGCACCAGTTCGTAGCTTCCCATCCGAAACCTCAACAACTCAAGCAAATATGCAGAGCTACGGCCGGTACCCACAACCATCCCAATATCTGAGAGATCAGAGAAGATCAGAAGATGGGTATAATTGGAGAAAGTATGGACAGAAACAAGTGAAAGGAAGTGAAAATCCGAGGAGTTATTACAAGTGTACTTACCCAAACTGTCCAACCACAAAAAAGGTTGAAAGAACATTGGATGGACACATAACTGAGATAGTATACAAGGGAAGCCACAATCATCCTAAGCCTCAATCCACTCGAAGATCGTCTTCGCAGTCAACTCAGCCTTCTTTGTCCAATTCTGAGATTTCAAATCAACCAAATGCATTAGCAGGGAATTCACAATTGGAATCTGCGGCAACCCCAGAGAACTCAGTTTCATTTGGCGAGGATGAGTTTAATCAAGGCCGTTCAATGAGTAACACAGacgatgaaaatgaaaatgaaccCAAGGCCAAAAGATG GAAAGCGGAGAATGAAAATGAGGTTGTATCAAGCTGTGGGAGTAGAACCGTGCGCGAACCCAGGGTTGTAATTCAAACAACGAGCGATATAGACATTCTCGATGATGGGTATAGATGGAGAAAATATGGACAGAAAGTAGTGAAGGGCAATCCTAATCCTAG GAGCTATTACAAATGTACATTCGCAGGATGTCCAGTGAGGAAGCATGTTGAGAGGGCAGGTCATGATCCAAGGGCTGTGATCACTACCTATGAAGGCAAGCACAGCCATGATGTCCCGGCAGCACGGGGCAGTGGTGGCTACCCTGCTAACAGACCTCTCGCCAGCAGTGGCAATGCCAATGCATCCTTAGCTATAAGGCCTTTGGAAATTACCAGTAAtgtgagccatacaacaaactTCCAAAGCTCCCTCCTTGACAATACTAGGTTACCGGCTACCAAACCTCAAGCTCCTTATGCGCTGCAGATGTTGCCAAGCTCACTGGGGGATTTTGGATTCTCAGGGTTTGGAAACTCTCCAGGCTCCTTTCTGGACCAATTGCAAGCAGATAATGGGTTGTCCAGAACCAAGGAAGAACCCAGGGACGACTCTTTTTTCGATTCATTTCTAAACTGA